The following proteins are co-located in the Fluviicola sp. genome:
- a CDS encoding AidA/PixA family protein, with protein sequence MAQIFVAITVDAISLAAKPGGSWNSPISLGSYSSSDVYVEMMAQGSAVVNDQGESELTISANVGDEIVFTISAPGAGQNYYPVLYNTQLDNANVKSLGPNTAIWTNYCLQSGGSGSQPQFANTIPQGYPNAGSANTFICAQWLFQVNGTGTTQYNMSFALLDTQTGNAIGYYLWDPFINVNN encoded by the coding sequence ATGGCACAAATTTTTGTCGCAATTACAGTCGACGCAATCTCACTAGCAGCTAAACCAGGAGGTTCATGGAATTCTCCGATTAGCTTGGGAAGCTACAGTTCTTCCGATGTTTATGTAGAAATGATGGCACAGGGAAGTGCTGTTGTCAACGACCAGGGAGAATCGGAATTAACGATTTCCGCAAATGTCGGGGATGAGATCGTCTTCACGATTTCAGCGCCTGGTGCAGGTCAAAATTACTATCCGGTGCTTTATAACACCCAACTGGACAATGCAAACGTAAAAAGTTTAGGACCGAATACGGCAATCTGGACAAACTACTGCCTGCAATCAGGAGGTTCTGGAAGCCAGCCGCAATTTGCCAACACGATTCCTCAGGGATATCCGAATGCAGGAAGCGCCAACACGTTCATTTGTGCACAATGGCTGTTCCAGGTAAACGGAACAGGGACCACACAATACAACATGTCTTTTGCACTGTTGGACACACAGACAGGAAATGCCATTGGCTACTATCTTTGGGATCCGTTCATTAACGTTAATAACTAA
- a CDS encoding sensor histidine kinase, which yields MAAFFLIACGAILFFIRYQKNLLKKQEELFRLEAEHRKELLSSNIQSAEEERLRIARDVHDELGGIFSTLSLSIQQLNPETEKNKDTLQQSKQLIQTGINSVRRISHAIIPFELELLGLNQTLTNYTESVSTASGMDIRFEFDHVPEEISPVVSLATYRIIQELLNNTVKYARAGSVTIGCNGSGNHLQVHYADNGAGVDLSDKQLKRGIGIKNIESRVLALDGTVDFSSSPGQGFRCTFRLPFNPTHE from the coding sequence ATGGCTGCATTTTTCCTGATAGCCTGCGGAGCCATTTTGTTTTTTATCCGTTATCAGAAAAATCTTCTGAAGAAACAGGAAGAGTTGTTCCGGCTGGAAGCTGAACACCGGAAAGAATTATTGAGCAGTAATATCCAATCGGCAGAGGAAGAACGGTTGCGGATTGCCCGGGACGTGCATGATGAACTGGGCGGAATTTTCTCCACGCTTTCGCTCTCCATTCAACAGTTGAACCCGGAAACCGAAAAAAACAAAGACACTTTGCAACAAAGCAAACAGCTGATCCAAACAGGTATAAACAGTGTACGCCGTATTTCACATGCCATTATTCCTTTTGAACTGGAACTACTGGGGCTGAACCAAACCCTGACCAATTATACGGAATCGGTTTCAACGGCATCCGGAATGGACATCCGGTTTGAATTTGACCATGTACCGGAAGAAATAAGTCCGGTTGTTTCACTGGCTACTTACCGGATCATCCAGGAATTGCTGAATAACACGGTAAAGTATGCCCGGGCCGGTTCCGTTACGATAGGTTGCAACGGATCAGGAAATCACCTGCAGGTACATTATGCCGACAATGGAGCAGGAGTGGACCTAAGCGACAAACAACTAAAAAGAGGAATTGGCATCAAGAACATCGAAAGCCGTGTACTTGCCCTTGACGGAACGGTGGATTTCAGTTCTTCTCCCGGCCAGGGATTCCGGTGCACATTCCGTTTACCTTTCAATCCAACGCACGAATGA
- a CDS encoding response regulator transcription factor, which yields MINIAIAEDQVLFRKGIISLLNTIPDLKVVLECSNGEELLQQLDTCPENIHVALIDINMPVLNGLETMKIMREKHPATRNIILTIHEEEKYIQAMVEAGANAYLAKNADFDEVEKAIRAVVANDYYFNEQTIKAMHRFMHGKKQKVVLGEMDITRREREVLELICQENTSQEIAQKLFISESTVNGHRNNLLLKIGCKNTAGLVLFAIRHQIYKLH from the coding sequence ATGATCAATATTGCCATAGCCGAAGACCAGGTACTTTTCCGCAAAGGAATCATATCCCTGCTGAACACCATTCCGGATTTGAAGGTTGTACTGGAATGCAGCAACGGAGAAGAATTACTTCAACAGCTGGATACTTGTCCTGAAAATATTCACGTGGCCCTGATCGACATCAATATGCCCGTTTTAAACGGATTGGAAACGATGAAAATCATGCGGGAAAAGCACCCGGCTACCCGGAATATTATTTTGACCATCCACGAAGAAGAAAAATACATCCAGGCCATGGTGGAAGCCGGGGCCAATGCTTACCTGGCCAAGAACGCCGATTTCGATGAGGTGGAAAAAGCAATCCGGGCGGTAGTGGCAAACGATTACTATTTCAACGAGCAAACCATCAAAGCCATGCACCGGTTTATGCACGGGAAGAAACAAAAGGTGGTGCTTGGAGAAATGGACATCACCCGACGGGAACGAGAAGTGCTCGAACTCATTTGCCAGGAAAATACAAGCCAGGAAATCGCGCAGAAATTATTTATCAGCGAAAGCACCGTGAATGGCCACCGGAATAATTTATTGCTTAAGATTGGTTGTAAAAACACTGCAGGGCTGGTATTGTTTGCGATCCGGCACCAGATTTACAAGCTTCATTGA